Sequence from the Flavobacterium sp. J372 genome:
ATTATCCTTAACCCGTTCAACCGAAATGAAGATGTCACCACCTATTTCATTACCCACTGTATAATCAAAACTAATGATATCCGTCAGCGTGTCGTGGTCGAGATAATGCTTGTTTATTTCAAGAAGATAATCGTCATCACAAAAAATATAGCTAATTTCACCTTCTTTTTTCCCTTCAGAGGCTATTACTTCTGATAGCCATTGCTCGTAGCGTGCCTCGTTATCTAACTCAAATTCGGTCTCGTAATTAAAACTAATCATTCTTCTTAAAGTAGGTTTGCACCCTCTGGTTAAAATTAGGGCGCAAAGGTAGTGCTTGCCTGTTTAATATTTCAACACTATTCAAATATTCTTTCAGCGCCTCAGGCAGTTGATTATTCGTATTATTAAACTCTTTTTTGTTGGTCTGGCTCTGGCGCTTGTTCTCTTCGCCCTGCTGCTGTATGGCGCGGTCAAGCTTTAATAGCTCATGCTTTAGGTTTTGCATGCGTTGCAGCGTCTCATTTTTAAAGCCTTTATTCAGCAATTGCTTTTCTATATCTTTCATTTGCTTTAAGGCATTCTGCCCATTGCCGCCCATGCCCTGCTTCTCAAGCGCTTTTTGCAACTGCTCGCGCAGGCGTTGCTGTTCCTTATAAATCTCCAGTAACTCTCCTGCCTCACCTTCGCCACCCTCACCATTTTCACCTTCCTGTCCGCCTTTTTTACCGCCTTTATCGCCCTTCTCACCGTCTTTACCTTGCTTGTCGGGTTCTTCGCCACCTTCTTTACCTCCTTTTTTCATGCCTTTTTGCATCTTTTCAGCAAGGCCTTCCTGTTTCTTAATTATATCAGGCAACTGCATGCCTTCACCCTGTCCTTGTCCCGGCTTAGGTTTACCGCCACCGGAACTCTGCATCTGCAGCTGGTTCTGCATATTGTTGAGCGCATCACTTAAAAAGTCGGCAAGCTTGTTGGCTGATGTAATGGCATACTGCTGGTTACTTACACCGCGATTAACAATATTCTCGGCAAGGTCAGCCAACGCTTTGTCTACGTAATAATGCACATTGCCGACCTCTTTGGTTATCTCATCGCCGATTTTTGGGTTGCGCAGCGACATTGCAAACAGGCTGTCATCCACATGGCGGAACTGCTGCTTTAAATCCTGCTGCCTTTTTAGGTAAGAACCATACGCCGCAGTACGCCCGTTTGACGATTTGAAGTTATCCATAACATCTTCCTGTGAGAACGAATATGCCAGCAGGTTATCCAGTATCTGACGAAGCATTTTTACATCTTCCTGCAACTGCTCCATCTCGCCCCCTGCCATCATCTCCATCATCTTCTGGCCCATTTTTTTCATTTTCTGGGCAGCTGACTTTTGCTTAGGTTTGGCTTTCTGTGCCTTCTGGTCTTTATCTGCATTCTGCTTTTGGAGTTCTTCCGAAGCTTTCTGCATATCCTCCTCAATCTTTTGCTCCTCCTGCTTATCGGCAGGTATATCCATCGGCTTCTTAAGTTCCTCGTTCTGTTTCTCCAGTTCGCGCATTTCTTCCTGAAGTTTGTCAAACTCCTTATTTATCTCGTCCTGCTTTTGCGCATTGTTTTCTTTACTTTCGCTGAGCTTGTCTTCCTTGTCGCCAAGCTTATTAAGCTTGTCGGCAATCTGCTCCGCCTTCTTTTCAACATAAAAACGTTTTGTAAGTTCTACCAGCTGCTCAAGGCTCTTAGTTTGGTTCTTTGCCTTTTGCTTAAACTGGTCAATCTTGTCAAACAGTTCCTCCTCTTTAAGTTTATTAGTAAGTTCTTTCAGCTCGTCCAGCAGTTTTTGGTTCTTTTCAGCTTCCTTCTCATTCTTCTCAAGGCGCTTCATCAGCTCCTCCTTCATCTCGTCTTTCTTTTCAGGATTGAATTGCTCCAGGTTATCCTGAAGCTTCTTTGAGAACTCCTTCATCATCTCATCCTGCTGTTTTTGGCGGTTAATGAAATCCTGAACTTTCTTTTGGTCTTTAAAGTCGAGGTTGGTTTTCTCCTTACCCATTTTCTGCAGCTTGTCGAGTTCCTGAAGTTGTTTGTCCTGGTTCTTAATAGATTTCTCCAGGTTGTTGATGTTGCTGTTCTGGTCCTGAAGCACCTGTTCCTGCTGCTCGTCCTGTGTTAGCTCCCTGTGAGAGAAAACCGATGACCTTGCACTCTTATACCCATGTGCCGCGTCATTGTCAAACACTTCAAAGTAATATTCATAGGCTACGCCTCCCTGCAGGTTGAGCCCGTTGGGGAAGGTGTAATAAAACCTGTCCACCGCGTCTTTTTTAACCGGCAGTGTTCCACGTTTGGCAGCGTTCGGATTATCCTTAGGGTAATACACTACCTGCAGTTTTGTAAGCCCGTAATCATCGCTCACCTCGCCCAGCATTATCTCACGCTTCAGCTTCAGGCTGTCGGGCGCCGCGGAAACAGATATTGTAGGGTACTGATCTTTGATAGTTGTGATCTGGTATTGCAGCTTTTCATGGTGTTTTACTTTACTATTTGATGTAAGAACCTGGTATTCTGTATTTTGAGTAATATTTTTACTATAGCTGAAGACATTTTCATTCGCATTAAATGCTGAAACACTGCCATTTGACACCCACTCGATGCTATTTGTAGCGAGGGCATTTACCTTCCAGGTTACTTTAGTGCCTTCCGGTACGACAGCGTTTCCAGTTCCACGAACAACTTCAGCCTTCTTGCCGAGGTAGCCAGGGAATTGCAGTGTCATTTCAAAATTAGCGATGGTAGGCACGGCCACAACATTCAGTTCGTACGGGCGGGATGTTACACTATTTGCCTGGAGTGTAAAGGCAATATCTTTGGTTGGCTTTTCAAAACGATAACGGAAAACACCCGGACTCACAGGCTCAAGGAAATAGTTCTCTTCGCCAATGGTAATCGTGGCATTCTCGGGGACTATCCTTCCCTGCGTTTTTACTTCCAGTACAAAGTCGGTTTCCTGTTGGGCAATGAGAGAATTATTCAATACCACAAACTCAAACGGTGCCGGTGGCGCGTAATGCTTCTCATAATTCACCACACGGGTAAAGCTTGATGAAATAACCGACCCGTTTCCGCTTATCAGGAAAAATAATATCAACAGCAAAGGCACAGCCGCATACGGCACATACTTCATGTTCTTTTTAAAGTTCACCGCATTGGTAAAAGGTATCGGCTGCAGGGTATTTGCTTTTTGCTCGATGGAAGCCGCCAGTAATTCGCTATGTTGGCTTTGTCCGGACAGTTGAAGGAAATTGGTCAGCTTATCGCTGATTTCTGAGAAGTGATTGCCAATGATTGACGAGGCTTCTTCATACCCAATACCTTTCTGCAATTTGAAGAGCTTAAATATCGGGAACAGAATGAACCGAAGCAGCAGAAAGGCTTCCACTGCAATAAAAAGCCAGAACAAGGCGGTACGACCATTACTTGGCAGCCACAGGAAATATTCAACCAGCAACGTAAATATAAAGTACATGAGGCCTATCGCGAGGAAAAGTATACTCCCGCGGATAAGCTCGTTCGTATAGTATTTTTTGATGAAGCCCTCAAGCTTCAGGTATATGGTGTTTTTCGCTTCCAATCTCAACAATTGTTTATAACCGATAAAATTACAAATTATACTAATGCATAAACGCTAAATTTTGGCCTGTATGATTTTGTGGCAAAACATTAACATCAGCAGGCACAAGCGTTTACAGAAATTGACGTGATTTGATAATGTAATTCCTCCTGTTGAAAACCTGCTAAATTGTATCTTTGCGCCAAAATTTATCAACAATGGCCAAGCAAGTACGGGTGCGTTTTGCCCCAAGCCCTACAGGTCCGCTGCACATAGGCGGCGTAAGGACTGCCCTTTTCAACTACTTATTCGCAAAGAAACATAACGGTGTTTTCTACCTGAGGATTGAAGATACCGACCAGAACCGCTACGTGCCCGGCGCGGAAGAATATATTGTGGAAGCGCTTAACTGGTGCGGCATCCCGTTTGACGAAGGCCCGGGTAAAGAAGGCAATTATGGCCCTTACCGCCAAAGTGAGCGCAAGGATATGTACAGGCAATACGCGCTTGCACTGGTTGAGTCAGGCTGGGCGTACTATGCATTTGACACTCCTGAAGCGCTTGACAAACTTCGCTCTGATGCCGAAGCCGCAGGACAGACTTTTATATACAACCATACAAACAGAGACACGCTCGACACCTCGCTTAACCTTTCTGCGGATGCGGTACAGCAAAGGCTTGATGCCGGAGATGCTTATGTGATACGTTTTAAAACGCCGGTTGGCGAGACGCTTCAACTAAAAGATATTATCCGTGGGGATATTAAATTTGATTCAAGCCTGCTTGATGATAAAGTGTTATTCAAGAGCGATGGGATGCCAACCTACCACCTCGCCAACATTGTTGATGACCACCTGATGGAAACCACCCACGTGATACGCGGTGAAGAGTGGCTTCCTTCTCTCCCGCTGCATGCATTGCTGTACAGGGCATTTGGCTGGGAAGCGCCGGAATTTGCACACCTGCCACTTATATTGAAGCCTGTAGGCAACGGCAAGCTCTCTAAACGCGATGGCGATAAACTGGGCTTCCCGGTTTTCCCGCTGGAATGGAAGAATGCTGACGGCACTACCTCTCCGGGTTATCGTGAGCAGGGCTATTTACCTGAAGCTGTAGTGAACTTCCTGGCCATGCTGGGCTGGAATCCCGGTACCGACCAGGAATTGTTTACACTTGATGAACTGGTGCAGTTGTTCGA
This genomic interval carries:
- the ybeY gene encoding rRNA maturation RNase YbeY gives rise to the protein MISFNYETEFELDNEARYEQWLSEVIASEGKKEGEISYIFCDDDYLLEINKHYLDHDTLTDIISFDYTVGNEIGGDIFISVERVKDNAVDFNVAFEEELRRVMAHGVLHYCGYKDKTEADEQLMRNKEEEKIAMFHVEQ
- a CDS encoding DUF4175 family protein; amino-acid sequence: MEAKNTIYLKLEGFIKKYYTNELIRGSILFLAIGLMYFIFTLLVEYFLWLPSNGRTALFWLFIAVEAFLLLRFILFPIFKLFKLQKGIGYEEASSIIGNHFSEISDKLTNFLQLSGQSQHSELLAASIEQKANTLQPIPFTNAVNFKKNMKYVPYAAVPLLLILFFLISGNGSVISSSFTRVVNYEKHYAPPAPFEFVVLNNSLIAQQETDFVLEVKTQGRIVPENATITIGEENYFLEPVSPGVFRYRFEKPTKDIAFTLQANSVTSRPYELNVVAVPTIANFEMTLQFPGYLGKKAEVVRGTGNAVVPEGTKVTWKVNALATNSIEWVSNGSVSAFNANENVFSYSKNITQNTEYQVLTSNSKVKHHEKLQYQITTIKDQYPTISVSAAPDSLKLKREIMLGEVSDDYGLTKLQVVYYPKDNPNAAKRGTLPVKKDAVDRFYYTFPNGLNLQGGVAYEYYFEVFDNDAAHGYKSARSSVFSHRELTQDEQQEQVLQDQNSNINNLEKSIKNQDKQLQELDKLQKMGKEKTNLDFKDQKKVQDFINRQKQQDEMMKEFSKKLQDNLEQFNPEKKDEMKEELMKRLEKNEKEAEKNQKLLDELKELTNKLKEEELFDKIDQFKQKAKNQTKSLEQLVELTKRFYVEKKAEQIADKLNKLGDKEDKLSESKENNAQKQDEINKEFDKLQEEMRELEKQNEELKKPMDIPADKQEEQKIEEDMQKASEELQKQNADKDQKAQKAKPKQKSAAQKMKKMGQKMMEMMAGGEMEQLQEDVKMLRQILDNLLAYSFSQEDVMDNFKSSNGRTAAYGSYLKRQQDLKQQFRHVDDSLFAMSLRNPKIGDEITKEVGNVHYYVDKALADLAENIVNRGVSNQQYAITSANKLADFLSDALNNMQNQLQMQSSGGGKPKPGQGQGEGMQLPDIIKKQEGLAEKMQKGMKKGGKEGGEEPDKQGKDGEKGDKGGKKGGQEGENGEGGEGEAGELLEIYKEQQRLREQLQKALEKQGMGGNGQNALKQMKDIEKQLLNKGFKNETLQRMQNLKHELLKLDRAIQQQGEENKRQSQTNKKEFNNTNNQLPEALKEYLNSVEILNRQALPLRPNFNQRVQTYFKKND
- the gltX gene encoding glutamate--tRNA ligase, yielding MAKQVRVRFAPSPTGPLHIGGVRTALFNYLFAKKHNGVFYLRIEDTDQNRYVPGAEEYIVEALNWCGIPFDEGPGKEGNYGPYRQSERKDMYRQYALALVESGWAYYAFDTPEALDKLRSDAEAAGQTFIYNHTNRDTLDTSLNLSADAVQQRLDAGDAYVIRFKTPVGETLQLKDIIRGDIKFDSSLLDDKVLFKSDGMPTYHLANIVDDHLMETTHVIRGEEWLPSLPLHALLYRAFGWEAPEFAHLPLILKPVGNGKLSKRDGDKLGFPVFPLEWKNADGTTSPGYREQGYLPEAVVNFLAMLGWNPGTDQELFTLDELVQLFDLERVHKAGAKFDPEKNKWFNHQYFGRQDNEKIAHALSHVLLQKGINKPIEYVTEVVALVKERATFASELWDLSDYFFTAPQTYDEKTIKNWKPETAEIMQQLIDVVQNTLDFTSANLESVIKAWMEENGIGIGKVMQPLRLSLVGAMKGPHLFDIMAMIGKEETILRIKAAIENLG